One Salmo trutta chromosome 19, fSalTru1.1, whole genome shotgun sequence genomic window carries:
- the LOC115154559 gene encoding 60S ribosomal protein L36a: MVNVPKTRRTYCKKCKKHQTHKVTQYKKGKDSLYAQGKRRYDRKQSGYGGQTKPIFRKKAKTTKKIVLRLECVEPNCRQKRMVPIKRCKHFELGGDKKRKGQVIQF; this comes from the exons ATG GTAAACGTACCGAAGACCCGCAGGACTTACTGCAAGAAATGTAAGAAACATCAAACTCACAAAGTTACCCAGTACAAGAAGGGGAAGGATTCTCTGTATGCACAGG GCAAAAGGAGATATGACAGAAAGCAATCTGGTTATGGTGGCCAGACCAAGCCTATTTTCAGGAAGAAG GCTAAAACTACAAAGAAGATCGTGTTGAGGCTGGAGTGTGTGGAGCCCAACTGTCGGCAGAAGAGAATGGTGCCGATCAAGAGATGCAAACACTTTGAACTGGGAGGAGACAAGAAGAGAAAG GGCCAGGTCATCCAGTTTTGA